The sequence ATTCAGCTTCAGGGATCAAGAGAGAGAGTTGGTCAGTTGGTTACTGGGTCCGTGAACAAGTGGTCTCGGTCCTCCTGCTGTGGGCCAGATCAGCCCTGGCCCCTGGATCTGAGAGACAAGCTGGTGGGGACGGCAGATGCCAAACAAGCAGTCACGGATGGTTTGGATGACAAATAGGCAGTGTGGGTACTGCGGAGCACTGGCGGGGTGTGGGCCCATGAGGCACCAGGTGGGATCCTTCTGCATGGGGGTCAGGGTGAGAAACCTCAAGACAGTCTGATGGTCAAACACCAAGCGAGGAACTGAAGCCTCCAGAAGCCACCACCCATGACCCAGTTCCCTCCCAGGAGCTGGGCCTGGCCTGCTCTGAAGCCCACCGGACCCCTAGCTGGGCTCCCCCTGCAAGCCGCCTTCTGGCACCAGGACCACACAGGCCTCTCTTTCCGCCCCTCAGCCTGCGTCCCAGGCCTCAGTTCTCAGGTCCAAGGTCACCACCCCTGGGCGCTCTCCGGACCCCGGGACAGGAGAGCCACATCTCGCCGGTGTCACGCGGGGGGCGCGAGTCGCCAGCAGCCCCCTTGGCAGCGAGGACTCGGGCCCCAGCCCGCTGAGCCCGCTCTGATTCCCGGTCCGTCCGAGCGAGCGGGGCTGACCCGAGCCCGCACCGGCCGGGGGCAGCGCTCGGCAGCGGGGGAAGCCTGAGCGAGCACCCGAGCGGCCAGGGGGCGGGGCGCCCGACCTTCGGCAGGACCCCGGGAACGCGCCGTCACGCGCTCCACCGCACGCAGGAGGAGGCGAAGGCCTAGAGACGCTCCGCACCCCGCCCGGACCAGAGCCCGCGCCCGGGCGGGCCGCGACGCACGCGGGCGCCCGCCCCGGGGCCCCAAGACCGGTGGGCGTGGCTGGGGCGGGACGGGGCGGAGCCGGCGGCCCTGATTGGGTAATGCCTCGATTCCTCGCGGGACTTCCTCCGGCCGCCCGCCTTGGCCCCGCCCCGGAggaggccccgccccccgccgcggACTCGTGCGGCGCGCTGCGCCGAGGTCCGGCCGGGGCAGCGGAGGCCGCAGGGAGCCCAGGCCGGCGGGCGTGGTCAGttgcctgctcttccccctgaGCGCCTCAGTCGGCGAAGTCCGGCTGCCGTCCCGCCCCTGGAGCGCACGGCTCGGAGGGGCCGCCCCGGGCCCCGCGCCGCCGGCGTCACCACCTCCCCGCCAGAGCGCTTCCGCAGTCCGCCCGCGCCCACCGCGCGGCGCCGCGGGGCCCGGCCGCCAGGGGGCGCCGCGGGGGCCGCCCCTCAGCTGCGCCTGCGCTGGCGCCGCGCACGAGCCCGAGAGCAAACCCGCCGAGCGCGCGCTCGCCCGGCAAGTGCGCCTGCGCGGAGGCCGTGGCCGCGCCCGCTCCCGCTGGGGGCTCGTCGCTGGGCGGCCGGGCCATGGGGGAGGCCGAggtgggcggcggcggcgcgccgGGGGACAAGGGGCCGGGGGAGGCGGCCACCAGCCCAGCCGAGGAGACGGTGGTGTGGAGCCCCGAGGTGGAGGTGTGCCTCTTCCACGCCATGCTGGGCCACAAGCCCGTCGGTGAGCGGAGCGCCGCGGAGGCCGCGGACCCGCGTGGGGGCGGGGCAGACCGGGCAACGGccggggggcgcggggcggggccgctCACGCCCGCCCACCCACCTGCACCGCCTCCTCCCTCTGCGTCCGGCGACCCCTCCGGCACCCCTCCGGCACCCTCCCTCTGTCCGCCCCGTCGCCTAGCGCCCCCACTTCTCAGACCCTGCGCCCCTGCTGTACCTCCCGCCGTCCCCTTAGCCTAGCCCCACCTCTGCCGACCCTGCGCCCCTGCTGTACCCCCGCTCTCTGTACTCCTGTCCCCTCCTGCGCGCGTCCACCCTTTCTTACCCGCTgtcttccccttctgcctccctccacccccagtaTTCCGCCCCCACCccgtcaccccccacccctgcctgtgctcttccaACCCTGTCCCCTCCTGAACTCTGTCTGCAGCTGCTAcgccccctctcctgcccctgtcTTTACCGTTTTGCTGCTGACCGCTGCCTCCCACGtctcttctcccctcttatgTGCTAGCCAAGCCCCCTCACAGGCTTACTCCTTTTTCCCACAGGTGTGAACCGACACTTCCACATGATCTGTATTCGGGACAAGTTCAGCCAGAACATTGGTCGGCAGGTCCCATCCAAGGTCATCTGGGACCATCTGAGCACCATGTATGACATGCAGGCGCTGGTGAGCCAGATCCCACCCAAGCCCAGACACAGCTCCTCCTCTGGGGTCCCTCTGTCCTGTGCACATCCCAGGGGACAGCAGGAATTAAACCGGGGAGCTCCAGTGGTTTCACTAAAAACCCCCGCCCTGGTCACGGTGGCTGGCTTCCGAAGCAGAACCTCTTTCACGTGGGGTGACCGGTGACCGTCTTTGCAGGGAGATGACCAGGTTGCTGAGGCCCGTGGGAGTAGGCAGGAGGCCCCACAGTGCTCTAGGCAGGAAGGTGATGGGATCTGAGTTTGAGTCAGCTGAATCTGTGGCTTCTGTGAGAACCAGGCAGGAAGGGTCCCCTCCTCAAAGGCCCCCGCGGCGGTTTCATGGGAAGGCAGGCATCTTCACCCGGCGACTGGGAAGGCTCAAAGGAACAGGGATGTTCCCAGCCCAGGAGCGGCAGCGGTCCAGGCCCTGTGGCAGCGGGAGATGATGGTCAAGGAGCGGAGAGGAGGCCAGAGCCCCTGGAGAGTGGTGCGGGGCTGGGAGTTACAGGCACGCACAGGGGTAGGAGTTTGCACAGGGGGAGGTAAGGCTCTGCCTCCTGGTGACTCCAGCCGCACCAGCCCTCCCAGCCGAGGCCTTCTTTGTCCAGACCCAGTGTTGCCCTTGCTCCCTGGGGGCTGTGGGCAGGTCATTTGCATCTCCTTGTCATCGTAGAGAGGGGACAAAGATGGCAGCTGTGCCATGGGGACTGAATGCTCAGCCTGCAGGAGGCGTCCTGGGAGCGAGGCCGCAAGGCCCAGCTGTCAGCTGAGGGAGCTGCTCCCGGGGGGGCCTTGCCTCCACACCCATCCCGTCATGGGGTCACCTGGTCCCCAGACTTCCCGGGCCCTGATTCTAGGCCAGTGGGGGCCAGAAGCCACTGCTGGGGGCTCCTGTCCTGGCGGGGGGCCCCTGCTGCAGCCCGGGAGACAGACATGGACACCCAGCCCAGGTCCGCACGACCTTGGCGAGCCGCAGGGCAGCACTCGGGGATTTCGGTCCCGGACAGACAGCCCTTCTCCTGTTCTCCTCAGCTTCTTCCTGCCTGTCCCTTGTTCAGGATTAGGGAAGACACCCAGGCTGTCCCCTGCTCAGACCCCTGGGCTTCCCTGGGGCTGCTGGTGGGGTCAGGCAGGACCTTGGCCGTATAGGTCCGTGACCCCTGCTGCAGGGGGACCCACAGGCCCGGGAGCCGTGGGGCTGCTGAAGCCCCAGCAGATGCCGATGGCCATGGGTGCGGGCTAGCAGCCGGCTGCAGTACGGTCGCAGCCTGCGCAGGGGAGCGGGTCTGCTCGTCCGCAGTCCTAGTCCTCCCTGCCCACTCCCCTTTGGCGTCAGCTGGGGGTCCTGTGTCTCCAGGGTCTCTGTCTCTTTTGGCTTGGGGGGCCCCTGGGTCCTGTAGAGCAAGTGGAACTCCATTAAGCGCTGTGTCCCTTATGACTCTTGACTTCGCCTGGTTTCTCAGGCAGAGGCTTGCCCCTTGCGCACCGTCCGTGCCTGTGGGCTCCTGCTCCGAAGACAGACCAGAGGCGCCCCGGCCTCTGGCCTTTCCTCAGCACGGTCGCTGCCCTCTGATGGCCGCTGCGTCCTGCCCTGGGGGGGCAGGAGTGCCCCCTGCTGGCTGGCAGCTGGCGCTGTAGCTTTGCCTTCTGCGGGTGTGTTAGGAAAGCCCAGCTCCCCGCAGAAGGCGAGCAGAACGTCAGAACAGAATGTCATTCAGCCGCTCCCGCCCCCCTCCCAAGCCCCTGTGACTCCGCGTCTGTCAGGTGCCGCGAAGCTGGCTCTTCCACGTTTTTGGTGACTTGCTAAAATCgtggttttttctttgttcctataACAAAATCGCCGTTTTTGCCATCAGCACGAATCGGAGATTCTTCCATTCCCAAACCCAGAGAGGAATTTTGTCCTTCCTGAAGAAATCATTCATGAAGTCCGAGAAGGTGAGGCTCCGCCTGGTGGGGTCTGGCAGGGATTAGGAGGCAGGATGCGGCGAGGGTGGTGATGTCAGGGTGAAGGTCACGAGCCTCAGGGAGTTGGGGAGGGTCGCTGGCGTGGTGATTCTTGGCCCAGGTGGACTGGGTAGGGGCGGTCCGGGGAGCCTCGGGGAGTGGAGGAGCTCGTTCTAGAACAGTCGGCTCTCTTTGAAAGCGGCCTGGCGGCAGCTGAGAACCACACACACAGCCGTCCCCGGCCTGAGCCGTCGGCAACATTGGGCAGGGCCACGTCTCCCGCCGTTCTGGTAAACGTCAGCTGTCGCCCCACAGGAAAAGTGGTCATcgaagaagaaatgaaggaggaaatgaaggaagatgTGGACCCCCACAACGGGGCTGACGATGGTGAGTGGGGCACCCCAGGCCCTCCCCTAGCCCCCACGAGcagcacccccatccccagcctgggTGTCCAGTCTGCTTGTGGCCAGAGTTGTCCTGTCCGCTCCTCCGTCCACTTGGGTGGGAGCCTCGGGTGGCGGCGTGGGCAGCCCACACTACGAGCAGGCCCCGGAGACCTCGGGTCCCGCGCCAGCTGCCAGGCAGCGGGCACAGGCCGAGCTCCACGAGGCAGGGTCGGTGGGCAGGCGGGCAGGGTCCTGCGGCCCAGGGCTGCGAGGCGGCGCATCCTCAGGGACCCAGCTCTCCGCAGGCCCCATGGCAGCCCCAGCCCAGAGTGCCTTGTGTAGGTGCAGGTTTCTAGAATTTGgtaagaagatgaaataaaactcTGGATATTCTGTTTTCAGCCAAATGATTTTGTCTCCCAGGTTTTTCGTCTTCAGGAAGCTTGGGGAAAGCAACAGAAAAGTCCAGCAAAGACAAGAACCCTTCGGACTTGGGGTCCAAGGAAGGGGCAGACAAGCGGAAGCGCAGCCGGGTCACCGACAAAGTCCTAACGGCGAACAGCAACCCCTCCAGCCCCAGCGCTGCCAAGCGGCGCCGAACGTAGTCGTGGCTCAGCCACGGCAGGGGGCCGGGGCACTGTGTCACTGGCCAGACACCCCCAGCCCGCTGCCTGCCCTCAGGCACGTGGGGCTCCCGCGGGGCCCACTGTGACCACCTGGGGCTCTGGGGGGCCCTGAGAGACCAGAGCTGGCTCTGTTGTGGTTGTGGAGAGCCGAGGTCTGGGCCTGTCTCCCCCCGCACCAGCGGGTGAGCCCCAGCTGTGTTGGCCCCTGGCCGGGCTGTGGTCTAGGCTCCACGGGGCAGAGCGCGGGGCAGGAGCAGGACAGCTGGGGTGAGGAGCGGGGTGCCTGCTCAGCCTGTGGGGAGCACTGGTCTTGCTGGGTGCTGCAGCGCTCCTCCTCCGTCCGTGTGTCCGTCTGTCAGCCGCTCTTCCTAACCGGGCTGCTCCCTGGGGAGAAGGAGACTCAGGCCGCCCTGCCCCCCAGCGCCTGCACCCAAGAAACTGAGGACTGGAGACTTCGCCTCGCTCACTTGTACTGTAACGATGTATATAATTTGGTGGTATTtcactatttaatttttaagaaacctaTTTTACTAgtgttttatatgaaaaaaaatactgcagaagTTAAACCTGTGTTGTATTTTTCCTCAGATGCTTTGTGCTCGGTAGTGAGTACTGAGACACTCCACTCGGTGTTATATGCCGGGAGCAGAGTTTGTACGGGCTATTTTTGTATCTCCGGGACCTTGGGACTAGGCCTGATGAGTGTGTGGAGGGCGGTGCTGCGGCCGGGCCGCCGAGGTGCTTTCGTTTGAGCGCCGACCATTAAAGCACAAAAGAACAGCGGCGGTCTCGTGATTTGGGCGCCAGAATAAGTCCCCTTTTCTAACAGTAGGAAGCCTTTGTTTCCCCAAGATTCACAATGCTGCCTAGTCTCAGACCTCCTAGTGTTCACTTGATACAATGTGTTCACCAACTAGAAACAAGGCCAGAGTGGAAACTTTGTTAGTGTGGCGGGTCCTTCAAATACAAAATGCGAGGACGGCAAACAAGGCAGAGCTGACTTCGGGCGGAGCGGGGAAGTCTGGGGCTTCATTGGCAGGCCACGTGGGACTCTGGGCTGAATCTGTTCTCCATGGAGGAGGGTCCAGCCGTCCTGGCAGAGTGAGAAGAGGACGCCCGCCGTCCTGGTCCCAGGCTCTTTGTCTGGACAAGGTACCCGGAAGCTGCGTTCCCATCCACCCAGAGCCTCCACCAGCAACTCGGAGCAGGCGCCCGGCCCACAGAGCAGTCCACCAGGTGAGGGCAGGAACCTCACACTCAGCGAGTGGCCCAGTGTGGTCGGAGGCTGGCCTGTACCCAGCCCGCCATCACACGTGTGGCCTTGAACATCTTGCTGGCGCCCCTTCTCCCCAGCAGGGCCCAGTCCACCGTGCGCAGAAAGACCAGCTGTGTCTGGGCTCCTGAACCTGAGCACCCCAGTGCCCAGCCCAGCTGTCCATGCTGCACTGGAACCAGGAGCAGAGGCTTGGCGCGGGTTGATCTCCTACTGTGGAGCTTGGGCGGGCCTCCTGTGCGTGATCTCCCTGAGCAGGAGCCGATCAgtgcccaggatggagccccagacTGCCACTTCCCCATGAGGGCCTGCCACTGGCGTTTCTCCTGAGGTCTGAGAGGCAGTCCCGTGAGACCTGCTACTGTCCCAGCACAGCAGACCCCGCCTCACCCCCAGATGCCCAGACAGGACTGTCCCTGTGCTTGCCACAGAGCAGGAACGTGCCCCACGTGTGTCCAAGGGGGAAGGGTGAGCAGAGGTCTGCGTCCTAGCAAGCTCAGTGCCCTGCAACCTCCCACAAGGCCTGCTCTGGGCCAGGTCCTGTGGTGGGAATTGTAACACCTGCCAGAAGCGCAATCCCTGGAGAGAACTTCAGGGAAATCGGGCAAACAGCTCTGCTGTCGCAAGTGGCGCCAGCAAAGATGGGGGCTCTTCCCCAGGCTTGCCGGCAAACCCCCTTCTGAAACCGTATCTTCTTGGCCCTTCAAACTTGCTGGAAAAGCCTAGTGCCTCGTTTGGTGAGTTAACGTCTGCTGCATGCCTAAGAGAGGAGGATCGAGGGGCATACTGAGCCCATCATGGCAAAAGAGCAGGTGTCCTCACCACCCCCTGGCTCAGGCATTTTGGGGGGGCCCAGTCCCCATTCCCTTGTGCCTGTGGGGGCTGCCGTCCTCGGCAGGGTTGAGGCCAGCCCAAGCATCCCTGGCGTGGCCCTCACAGGTGCCTGAGGCCCTGCCCAGCTCTCTCCATCCCAGTTTTCCTGCCCGGCAGCCAGTTCCGGTCAGACTGGCAGGCATCTGGGGCACTGAACCTCTCCCGGCCTAGGGACCCTGTCTGTGACGTGGGGGTGTTGCCCTCACAGAAGTGGGACATTTCTGAAAGAGGCCAGGAGCTGGCCTCGCCAGATGTGCGATGGCTGCCTGCTACCCCAGAACCCTGCCCTGGTCTGCAGATGTGCCCAGATGGGGGCGCacaggtggctcaatcagttaagcattggattcttggttttggctcaggtggcgATCCTGGGTCCGAGGCAATAGGGCctcctgctcagcgtggagtccgcctggtttctctctccctctgcctctcatcacccccacccacccactactgcgctcgctcgctctctcgctctaaaataaataaagctaaaaagagagaagggggtggcttgctggctcagtcatttaagcatctgtctttagctcaggttatgatcccagtgtcctgggttcgagccccacatcaggttccctgctcagtggggagcctgcttctccctctacctctgcctctcccactgcttgtgttctctctcgctctgacaaatagataaaatctttaaaaagagagagaaagagaaagaaagacagatggaCTCAGACATCCACACCTTCAGGGCGTCTCTGTCATCCTTTTAGAAAGTAAGGTAGCGTGAAGACAGTTCCCGCCCAGTGAGAATGTACCCAGCGAATTAAGAAAGATCAACAAGCCAGCAAGGAGTCCGGACCTGCACCAAGAAAGGCCTTTCGCTGTGCCCACAGCCAAGATTGGAAGGTTCTGGTGAGCTCTTGGCTGTCTCTGGCTGCACAGGCAGCCTGGGGCCTGCTAACAGGCTTgcagggctgggagaggtgaGCGTCCCTGGCGGCTGGCCGGACTTGACCCCAGAAGTCATCCTCAAGGCCAGATCCATCTAAAAGCCATCCACTGTTAGCTGAGCTTTTTGAAATAATGAAGTGGTGGAGTAGCTAGTTACAGAAGACAGATGTTTTCTGCGGAGGCTGTCTCCACCTTCATTTTGAGGGCTGGGTCACCCACTGTCCTGTGACCACCAGCAGACATCAAGGCGGAGATGAAGGGACCCGCAGCATCTGGGAAGGTTGCAGCTGAAGGCGATTCTCAGCTGCGTCCGGAATGTGCAGGTGTATGCAGAGGGCCTCCAGCAGCAGCCGTCCCCCAGCCCTTAGAGAGGCCCCTGAGGGGGTGTTGAACTGGGGCCTTAGGGTGACCCCCAGTCATCTCTAAGGCCTGGTGTTTGGCACTTTGTGCGTGCCTCCCTCTAAGTGCAGGCAGCCCCTGTGCTTTCTTTTCACTGAGAGAATGTGACAAGACTAAGGGGACAGAGTTCAGGCCCACAAGGACGGCACGTACTAGGACTCTCAGCCCACTGGAAAGACACTCCGGCCTTGAAGAGGCAAACTGCCCAGTTGTGGACTCTTGGAGGAACATGGGGCTCTCCATCCTGTTCCCACAAGAATGAGTTCTGCCTACAGTCTGGGGGATCACGGAAGCAAACCACCTTCCAGAGGAGCCTCTGATGAGACCGCAGCCCCCGCCTCCCGTGCAGGGAGTGTCCTGGGGCCTCTTCTGGGGAGGACTTCCAGGGGGATCTTCCTGGGGTTCATCCTTATGGAGGGACATTCTCCAAGGAGGTGGGTAGACTTCCTCCAGGAGAGACGTCCCTCTGGGGGGACTTCCTATAGGAGGACACCCCTGCAAAATGGGATATTCTGGAGACAGGGGCCTCCCAGCCCGTGGGCATCCTCCAGGGGCACAATCTTCCGGGGGAATACTGTCCTGGGGGGCATTCTGGGGACTTATTCTCTGGAATGAGCATCCGCAAGGGACATCCCCTGCATCTAGTGGAGTCCTCTAGACTGGGGGTGTTCTCACAGAGGACTTTGGGGGAAATTCTCTCGGGGGAGGTGTCCAGGCGGGAATACTGCGGGGAGGGGGCATATTCCGGGAGGGATTCTCCCGAGGGAAGACATTCTCTACGGACAACCTCGGGGAGAAATCCTTGGTGGGGGGCATCCTCCCAGGGGGAAGGGATATTGTGGGGAATCCTGCGGGGAGACCCCGGGTGGAGAGCATCCTCCCCGGAGACATGGCCGCGGGGCTGGGGACCTGCCCCGGGAGGAATCTCAGCGGGGAAGGGGGCGGGCGTCCTCCGGACCGACGTCCGCGGCCAAGGATGCTCTCGGGCGCCGGGATCTCCTTCcggcaggcggcggcggcggcggcggccccgccccggcccgccccccggccccggcccgcccctcggccccggcccgccccccggccccggcccgcccccgcgCTTCCTCCCTCGCTCACTTTCGCTTCCGCCGGAGCGCGGGACCCGCCGCCGCCGGAGCATGGACGACCCGGACTGCGACTCGACCTGGGAGGACGGCGAGGAGGAGGACGGCGAGGGCCCGAGCGCCGGAGGCCACGAGGATGGCGAGGCCGGCGCCCCGGGGGACGCGGACGCGGAGGACGAGGACGAGGACGAGGTGGACGCGCGGGCGGCGCGGCCCGGAGCGCTCCAGGTGCAGCCCCGACGCGCGCTGGGGTCCCCGAGCCCCCGCGCAGGCCTGCCCGGCCGCCGCGAGGTGGGAGCGAGGCCCCGCTCCGGGGAAGCCGTCCTCCCTGGAGATCCGGCCTGGGGCCTGGCTCTCCCTCCAGCTGTCGCCCTCTCCCCCGCTCACAGCCCCCTCGTGCCTCCCTCAAGACCCCCGGACACCCTGAGATCTGCCCGGACCTGCGCCCCCCAGCTCTGGCCCAGCCAGGGGACATTGCAGGGAGATCCAGGGCCACCCTCGGATCTGTGTGCCCGGAGCCGAATCGTGCGCTGACACTTCTCAAGGGGATGCCCTGGGCGCGTTCTTGACTCCGCTCTCTGTCACCTCCCAGCTCCAGACCCTAGGCTCCATCCTCCTGATAGATCCTCTGCGCGCTCCCCTGCTTCCgccagcctccctgcctcttgGTGCTCCGGCTTCTGCCCCACCTGCTCCCCGCcagcccgccccacccccacctttgctCTCGGGGTGCAGCACCCACGTACGGGGGGCCTCCCGCCTCCTTGGAGGTGGCCTTGGAGGCTACGCGAGGTGGCCTGGCTGAGCCAGGCCTGTCCGGAGGCGCTGGGCTACTGGTGGTGACCAGCGGCCGCTTACACTTAAGTGCTGGTTGTCCTTACCAGCTGTCCCTTTTGTTACTACTGATTACTTGTGACCAGCAGTTGCTTTTGTCCCCACTGATTATTTGTCATTACCATGGTGACTTTTGTTGCCACTGGTTACTCCCTGTCATTGTGAGTTACTTTTGTTGCCGTTGATTTTCTCTGGTTAccactggtttcttttttgttactaGTGTTACTCTTCCTTACCACAGGCGGGCGAGGATCGCTGGGCAGCACATCCTTCCCGGTGTAAGGACAGGGGTTCCAGCTGGGGTCGCAGGTGTTATGGGGGACATAGCGCGATAGGGGTCGCTTCTGGAAGACAGCATATTCTCGTGTCTGATTTCCAGCCTGCAGGCTCTCCAGGTCCGGTTTTCCCACTGGCACCTGAGAGCTCGGGATCTTCGGTGGCTCTCTCTGTTGGGGAGTGGTCAGTGAGAGGGACCCGAGGGG comes from Mustela nigripes isolate SB6536 chromosome 7, MUSNIG.SB6536, whole genome shotgun sequence and encodes:
- the MRGBP gene encoding MRG/MORF4L-binding protein, which produces MGEAEVGGGGAPGDKGPGEAATSPAEETVVWSPEVEVCLFHAMLGHKPVGVNRHFHMICIRDKFSQNIGRQVPSKVIWDHLSTMYDMQALHESEILPFPNPERNFVLPEEIIHEVREGKVVIEEEMKEEMKEDVDPHNGADDGFSSSGSLGKATEKSSKDKNPSDLGSKEGADKRKRSRVTDKVLTANSNPSSPSAAKRRRT